One Erinaceus europaeus chromosome 5, mEriEur2.1, whole genome shotgun sequence genomic window carries:
- the LOC132538750 gene encoding collagen alpha-1(I) chain-like, translating into MERTPPDLYILSPVDGHFGCFCSLAGVNDAALNRRVGAGRSPPFRLAGDPERRGPAGGGGGRRGLRVGARPPALPSRSGAPTQARGLAVASRGGAGAWGGREAGRAPPPVPPAPGGCSEAPGAAPRPPPSPGAPAPPAAPAGSPERGAGSGEPGGVAGTPDPGAGKPEPEAGADLGAAGARSPQPAARSGDPGAARSPEPAARSGEPGAARLPEPRAQQAEPRLGTRERGAGSRTQGQQGPQSRHPGA; encoded by the exons ATGGAGCGGACCCCTCCTGACCTCTATATCCTGTCACCTGTCGACGGACACTTCGGCTGTTTCTGCTCCTTGGCTGGTGTGAATGATGCAGCTTTGAATAGAAGG GTGGGTGCAGGGAGGAGCCCCCCCTTCAGGCTGGCAGGGGACCCCGAGCGCCGCGGccctgctgggggagggggcggtAGGAGGGGCCTCCGGGTTGGGGCGCGGCCCCCGGCCCTTCCTTCCCGCTCCGGTGCCCCCACCCAGGCGCGGGGCCTGGCGGTCGCGAGCAGAGGCGGCGCAGGGGCTTGGGGGGGCCGGGAGGCGGGCCGAGCTCCCCCCCCAGTCCCGCCCGCGCCCGGCGGCTGCTCGGAGGCGCCCGGAGCTGCCCCCAGGCCGCCGCCCAGCCCGGGGGCGCCAGCTCCGCCCGCAGCCCCAGCCGGGAGCCCGGAgcggggagcggggagcggggAGCCCGGCGGAGTAGCGGGGACCCCGGATCCGGGAGCTGGGAAACCGGAGCCGGAGGCAGGAGCCGACCTAGGGGCAGCG ggagcccgcagcccgcagcccgcagcccggaGTGGGGAC CCGGGAGCAGCCCGCAGCCCGGAGCCCGCAGCCCGGAGTGGGGAGCCCGGAGCAGCCCGCCTCCCGGAGCCCAGAGCGCAGCAGGCGGAGCCCCGACTGGGGACCCGGGAGCGAGGAGCCGGCAGCCGGACTCAGGGGCAGCAGGGACCCCAAAGCCGGCATCCCGGCGCCTGA